Proteins encoded in a region of the Zea mays cultivar B73 chromosome 2, Zm-B73-REFERENCE-NAM-5.0, whole genome shotgun sequence genome:
- the LOC100193864 gene encoding alpha carbonic anhydrase 4 isoform X1, with amino-acid sequence MARRRDDVALAAITFAIVALCARYASAVGTTPQSSFSYREGDPTGPTKWATLQKDWDVCDSGTEQSPIDVAKVEVSEDLDPLQQTYEPGDAVMHNRLHDFMLNWTGGNGGLTIEGKKYKLKQVHWHVPSEHTVNGTRFDAEMHMVHEDSTDAKSKAVVAVLFSAKAGKSSKLLRDLKPYFERLAGKQNGTEEVKGPVVDPAAWIDKASGYYGYEGSLTTPPCTQGVLWTIMSKVADASKEEIHSIESVKEANARPAQKINSRVVRYYKAAGATEAPAPAPAPEAT; translated from the exons ATGGCTCGGCGACGGGACGACGTAGCGCTGGCCGCCATCACCTTTGCGATCGTCGCCTTGTGCGCGCGGTATGCGTCGGCAGTGGGCA CCACACCCCAGTCATCCTTCAGCTACAGGGAGGGTGACCCGACCGGGCCTACAAAATGGGCCACATTGCAGAAGGACTGGGATGTCTGTGACAGCGGCACCGAGCAGTCCCCGATCGACGTCGCCAAGGTGGAGGTCTCTGAGGATTTAGACCCGCTGCAGCAGACCTACGAGCCTGGCGACGCCGTCATGCACAACAGACTCCACGATTTCATG CTGAACTGGACAGGAGGGAACGGCGGCCTGACAATCGAAGGGAAGAAGTACAAGCTGAAGCAGGTGCACTGGCACGTTCCCTCTGAGCACACCGTCAACGGCACCCG CTTTGACGCGGAGATGCACATGGTCCACGAGGACTCCACCGACGCCAAGTCGAAAGCCGTCGTCGCGGTGCTGTTCAGCGCCAAAGCAGGCAAGTCCAGCAAGCTGCTCCGCGAT CTCAAGCCCTACTTCGAGAGGCTCGCTGGTAAACAGAACGGCACGGAGGAAGTGAAGGGCCCCGTCGTCGATCCGGCAGCCTGGATAGACAAGGCCTCTGGATACTACGGGTACGAGGGCTCGCTTACAACCCCACCCTGCACTCAAGGAGTGCTTTGGACTATCATGAGCAAGGTAGCAGATGCATCCAAGGAGGAGATCCACTCCATCGAGTCGGTGAAGGAG GCAAATGCACGGCCGGCTCAGAAAATCAACAGCCGCGTTGTTCGCTACTACAAAGCAGCAGGAGCCACAgaagc
- the LOC100283853 gene encoding Heat stress transcription factor B-4c, with translation MERCGSWDCDAAAAQKAVPAPFLTKTYQLVDDPATDHIVSWGDDRVSTFVVWRPPEFARDILPNYFKHNNFSSFVRQLNTYGFRKVVPERWEFGNEFFRKGEKQLLCEIHRRKTSTSAAPPSPPPFFAAPHFPLFHPDAPHHHHHHQFVGGGDDGAVAAAHVGGVGVALAFPHPHCWREPPHSAAPVATRLLALGAAPPAPSSPLPAADAGGGGRAAVLVEENERLRRSNAALLQELAHMRKLYNDIIYFVQNHVRPAAPSPAAAAFLQGLGLQARKKPAAGPLNHSGGSTTSSSSLTIAEEEPSPPPPPQQADKSAGSSGTARSAADRAPPTMLFGVHLSAARGSKRPASPEEEDDQSPTSPAGKPRLALECAGLSLAVAVPSAGASSPASTS, from the exons ATGGAGAGGTGCGGGAGCTGGGACTGCGACGCGGCGGCAGCGCAGAAGGCGGTACCGGCGCCGTTCCTGACCAAGACGTACCAGctggtggacgacccggccacggACCACATCGTCTCCTGGGGGGACGACCGGGTCTCCACCTTCGTGGTCTGGCGCCCGCCGGAGTTCGCGCGCGACATCCTCCCCAACTACTTCAAGCACAACAACTTCTCCTCCTTCGTTCGACAGCTAAACACCTAC GGGTTCCGGAAGGTCGTCCCGGAGCGGTGGGAGTTCGGGAACGAGTTCTTCCGGAAGGGGGAGAAGCAGCTGCTGTGCGAGATCCACCGGCGGAAGACGTCGACGTCCGCGGctccgccgtcgcctccgccATTCTTCGCGGCGCCTCACTTCCCGCTCTTCCACCCGGACgccccgcaccaccaccaccaccaccagttcgtggggggaggagacgacggggCTGTGGCGGCCGCGcacgtcggcggcgtcggcgTCGCCCTCGCGTTCCCGCACCCGCATTGTTGGAGGGAGCCGCCGCACTCCGCCGCGCCGGTAGCCACGCGGCTGCTAGCCCTGGGCGCGGCTCCTCCGGCGCCGTCGTCCCCGCTGCCGGCCGCCGATGCcggcggaggcgggcgcgcggccgTGCTGGTGGAGGAGAACGAGCGGCTGCGGCGCAGCAACGCGGCGCTGCTGCAGGAGCTGGCGCACATGCGCAAGCTGTACAACGACATCATCTACTTCGTGCAGAACCACGTGCGCCCCGCGGCGCCCAGCCCTGCCGCGGCCGCGTTCCTGCAGGGCCTCGGCCTGCAGGCGCGCAAGAAGCCCGCCGCGGGGCCGCTCAACCACTCCGGTGGGAGCACCACGTCCAGCAGCTCGCTCACCATCGCGGAGGAGGAGCcctcgcccccgcccccgccgcaGCAGGCCGACAAGAGCGCCGGAAGCAGCGGCACTGCGCGGTCTGCCGCCGACCGCGCGCCGCCCACCATGCTCTTCGGAGTGCACCTCAGCGCCGCGCGAGGCAGCAAGAGGCCGGCTTCCccggaggaagaagacgaccagTCGCCCACGTCGCCTGCTGGGAAGCCACGGCTGGCGCTGGAGTGCGCCGGCTTGAGCCTGGCCGTCGCGGTGCCCTCCGCCGGCGCCTCGTCCCCTGCTAGCACTAGCTAG